AACTGATAAGTATAAGGTTCTAATTACTGAGAAACTTAATGAAATAGCCTACTTATTTAAAAGTGCTGATTATTTGTTTGAGCATGAAGTACGCTTAATAATAGATGGCGTTGGTTTTGAAAAGGGAATTGATAATGAAACGCCAAAAGTATATGTAGAACTTGTTGATATACGCCCAGCATTAGAACAAATAACATTAGGACCAAAAATTGAAAAAGCAGAAGAATGGGCAGCTACATTTAACTACTATATTAAACAAAACTACAACGATAAAGATACGGATATTGTAATATCGCACTTGCCATTTAAGTAGAAAACAAAAAAGCCTTTACAGTTGTAAAGGCTTTTTAAGATTCGTACTCGAGGCGGGACTTGAACCCGCACGGACATTACTGTCCACTGGATTTTAAGTCCAGCGTGTCTACCAATTCCACCACTCGAGCATAATCGGTAGTCTAGAGCGAAAAACGGGATTCGAACCCGCGACCTCAACCTTGGCAAGGTTGCGCTCTACCAACTGAGCTATTTTCGCATAATTTCAATTGCCGCTTTTTATTTCGGTATTGCGAGTGCAAATGTAGCACATTTATTTATTTTTGCAAGGCTTTTCAGAAAAAAAATCAAGCAAAAAATATAACTTTCTGATAACGTTTCGCTTAAACAACAAAGTTTTTTTCAGCACAATAATTGTAACAAAATAGTACTAAAAATAGTACTAAATATAATACTTACTACAAAACAAATATACCAACTTACTTTGTTAGCATGCGTTTTATTTCGTTGAGCTTCATCAAGGCTTCCACAGGGGTTAAGGTATTAATATCAAGGTTTACAATTTCGTCTTTTATCTCCTCCAACAGCGGGTCGTCTAAATTAAAAAAGCTCAACTGCATTTCGTCTTTCGCTTCTTCTTTTATAGTTGCCAACGCCGCTCCCGAATGGTCTTTTTCTAGTTTTTTGAGCAACTTCTGTGCTTTTTGCACTACGGTTTGAGGCATCCCTGCCATTTTAGCTACGTGGATACCAAAACTATGTGCCGAACCGCCTTTTACCAATTTACGAATAAACAGTACCGTATCTTTTAACTCCTTTACCGATACGTTGTAGTTTTGTATGCGCTTAAAAATGTCCTGCATTTCGTTTAGCTCATGGTAATGGGTAGCAAACAAAGTTTTGGGTTGTGCGGGGTGTTCGTGTAAAAATTCGGCTATTGCCCACGCTATCGAAATACCGTCGTACGTACTGGTACCCCGCCCTATTTCATCTAATAATATTAAACTACGGTCGGAAATATTATTTAGGATGCTCGCGGTTTCGTTCATCTCCACCATAAAAGTCGATTCGCCCATCGAGATATTATCAGAAGCCCCTACACGTGTAAAAATCTTATCTACCGTACCCATACGCACATTTTCGGCAGGTACAAAGCTACCCATCTGTGCCAACAGTACTATAAGTGCGGTTTGGCGGAGTATTGCCGATTTACCCGACATATTGGGTCCTGTAATCATAATAATCTGCTGGCTAACCCTATCCAGATACACATTGTTGGTAATGTAGGGTGTACCTACGGGTAGTTGCTTTTCTATAACAGGGTGGCGCCCTTCTTTAATGTCCAATTCAAAAGTATCGTCTATTTCGGGGCATACGTATTTGTTATCTTTTGCGAGTTGGGCAAACGCTGTAAGGCAATCTACCTGTGCTATTAAACTGGCGTTAAGTTGTACGGGTTTTATGTACGTGGCTATCCAAACTACCAGCTCGTTAAAAAGCTGTGCTTCCAGTTGTTGTATTTTTTCTTCCGCACCTAAAATTTTAGCTTCGTACTCTTTAAGCTCTTCTGTAATATAACGCTCGGCACTTACCAGTGTTTGCTTGCGTATCCACTCGGCAGGTACTTTATCTTTATGGGTATTCCGTACCTCTATATAATAGCCAAATACGTTGTTAAAGGCTATTTTTAACGAAGTGATCCCTGTGCTTTCGGCTTCGCGCTTTTCGATATTATCCAAAAACTCCTTACCTGAGTAAGCAATACTCCTAAGTTCGTCCAACTCGGCATGTACCCCTA
The Flavobacterium litorale genome window above contains:
- the mutS gene encoding DNA mismatch repair protein MutS, which translates into the protein MAAKQKKGKETPLMKQYNSIKAKYPDACLLFRVGDFYETFGEDAIRAAEILGIVLTKRGAGSESETALAGFPHHSLNTYLPKLVKAGLRVAICDQLEDPKMTKTIVKRGVTELVTPGVAMNDEVLQSKSNNFLASVYFGRKNLGISFLDVSTGEFLTAQGNEEYIDKLLQNFSPSEILVAKNEKNNFRETFGDDYHVFFLEDWVYKEDYAFERLTTHFETNSLKGFGVAELQEGIIASGAVLHYLSETQHNKVQHITAIQRIAEDAYVWMDRFTIRNLELYQSNNLNAVTLLDVIDKTLSPMGGRLLKRWLALPLKDATKIRARHQVVAYLKDNGTVLQKIQQQIKQISDLERLISKIATGKVSPREVVNLNDSLDAIIPIKQLALKSDNESLQAIGDSFHSCDLLREKIKATLNPQAPVSINKGNAIAVGVHAELDELRSIAYSGKEFLDNIEKREAESTGITSLKIAFNNVFGYYIEVRNTHKDKVPAEWIRKQTLVSAERYITEELKEYEAKILGAEEKIQQLEAQLFNELVVWIATYIKPVQLNASLIAQVDCLTAFAQLAKDNKYVCPEIDDTFELDIKEGRHPVIEKQLPVGTPYITNNVYLDRVSQQIIMITGPNMSGKSAILRQTALIVLLAQMGSFVPAENVRMGTVDKIFTRVGASDNISMGESTFMVEMNETASILNNISDRSLILLDEIGRGTSTYDGISIAWAIAEFLHEHPAQPKTLFATHYHELNEMQDIFKRIQNYNVSVKELKDTVLFIRKLVKGGSAHSFGIHVAKMAGMPQTVVQKAQKLLKKLEKDHSGAALATIKEEAKDEMQLSFFNLDDPLLEEIKDEIVNLDINTLTPVEALMKLNEIKRMLTK